A single Camelus ferus isolate YT-003-E chromosome 3, BCGSAC_Cfer_1.0, whole genome shotgun sequence DNA region contains:
- the TXNDC15 gene encoding thioredoxin domain-containing protein 15 isoform X2 has protein sequence MRLLGWWQVLLWVLGPPARGQEEKRGHLWAEEQPAHPFQVGAVYMSEEEPPVGQDTPREEANAVLGLDADGDHMVMLSVIPGEAEDRLSSEPSGAGTCGAGGEEDSRCNLRESLFSLDSAGASFPDREEEYYTEPEAVESDPTPAEDSNSTESLKSPKVNCEERNVTGLENFTLKILNMSQDLMDFLNPNGSDCTLVLFYTPWCRFSASLAPHFNSLPRAFPALHFLALDASQHSSLSTRFGTVAVPNILLFQGAKPMARFNHTDRTLETLKIFIFNQTGY, from the exons AGAAAAGAGGTCACTTATGGGCAGAGGAGCAGCCTGCACACCCTTTCCAGGTGGGGGCTGTGTACATGAGTGAGGAGGAGCCTCCAGTGGGCCAGGATACGCCCAGGGAAGAGGCCAATGCAGTGCTGGGGCTGGACGCAGATGGCGACCACATGGTGATGTTGTCTGTGATCCCTGGGGAAGCAGAGGACAGACTGAGCTCAGAGCCCAGTGGCGCTGGCACCtgcggggctggaggggaggaggactcCAGGTGCAATCTCCGGGAGAGCCTCTTCTCTCTGGACAGCGCTGGAGCAAGCTTCCCAGATAGAGAAGAGGAGTATTACACGGAGCCCGAAGCGGTGGAATCCGACCCAACTCCGGCGGAGGACTCCAACAGCACCGAAAGTCTGAAATCCCCAAAGGTGAACTGCGAGGAGAGAAATGTGACAGGCTTAGAAAATTTcactctgaaaattttaaatatgtcacag GACCTCATGGATTTCCTCAACCCAAACGGTAGTGACTGCACACTAGTCCTGTTTTACACCCCTTGGTGCCGATTTTCTGCCAGTTTGGCCCCTCATTTTAATTCTCTGCCCCGGGCGTTTCCAGCTCTTCATTTTTTGGCACTGGATGCATCTCAGCACAGCAG CCTTTCTACCAGGTTTGGCACCGTAGCTGTTCCTAACATCTTGTTATTTCAAGGAGCTAAACCAATGGCTAGATTTAATCATACAGACCGAACACTGGAAACActgaaaatcttcatttttaaccAGACAG gttattaa
- the TXNDC15 gene encoding thioredoxin domain-containing protein 15 isoform X1, protein MRLLGWWQVLLWVLGPPARGQEEKRGHLWAEEQPAHPFQVGAVYMSEEEPPVGQDTPREEANAVLGLDADGDHMVMLSVIPGEAEDRLSSEPSGAGTCGAGGEEDSRCNLRESLFSLDSAGASFPDREEEYYTEPEAVESDPTPAEDSNSTESLKSPKVNCEERNVTGLENFTLKILNMSQDLMDFLNPNGSDCTLVLFYTPWCRFSASLAPHFNSLPRAFPALHFLALDASQHSSLSTRFGTVAVPNILLFQGAKPMARFNHTDRTLETLKIFIFNQTGIEAKKNVVVTQADQIGPLPSTLIKSVDWLLVFSLFFLISFIMYATIRTESIRWLIPGQEQEHVE, encoded by the exons AGAAAAGAGGTCACTTATGGGCAGAGGAGCAGCCTGCACACCCTTTCCAGGTGGGGGCTGTGTACATGAGTGAGGAGGAGCCTCCAGTGGGCCAGGATACGCCCAGGGAAGAGGCCAATGCAGTGCTGGGGCTGGACGCAGATGGCGACCACATGGTGATGTTGTCTGTGATCCCTGGGGAAGCAGAGGACAGACTGAGCTCAGAGCCCAGTGGCGCTGGCACCtgcggggctggaggggaggaggactcCAGGTGCAATCTCCGGGAGAGCCTCTTCTCTCTGGACAGCGCTGGAGCAAGCTTCCCAGATAGAGAAGAGGAGTATTACACGGAGCCCGAAGCGGTGGAATCCGACCCAACTCCGGCGGAGGACTCCAACAGCACCGAAAGTCTGAAATCCCCAAAGGTGAACTGCGAGGAGAGAAATGTGACAGGCTTAGAAAATTTcactctgaaaattttaaatatgtcacag GACCTCATGGATTTCCTCAACCCAAACGGTAGTGACTGCACACTAGTCCTGTTTTACACCCCTTGGTGCCGATTTTCTGCCAGTTTGGCCCCTCATTTTAATTCTCTGCCCCGGGCGTTTCCAGCTCTTCATTTTTTGGCACTGGATGCATCTCAGCACAGCAG CCTTTCTACCAGGTTTGGCACCGTAGCTGTTCCTAACATCTTGTTATTTCAAGGAGCTAAACCAATGGCTAGATTTAATCATACAGACCGAACACTGGAAACActgaaaatcttcatttttaaccAGACAG GTATAGAAGCCAAGAAAAACGTGGTGGTAACTCAAGCAGACCAAATAGGCCCTCTTCCTAGCACTTTGATAAAAAGTGTGGACTGGTTGCTTgtgttttccttattctttttaatcagttttattatgtatGCCACCATTCGAACTGAGAGTATTCGGTGGCTAATTCCAGGACAAGAGCAGGAACATGTGGAATAG